AAGCGTTTTAGGACAAGTTTTGTGATGTTAGGATTGAAGGTATAACTGCAAAAGCATTTCCCGGGTAATGGAAAGATTTTAGGATACTGCAAAATCCTTATTTAGATATATTCGCTCCTGGATTTACAGGCCCTGCTCCTCGGGATTTCTCCTTACGCTTCATATAATTGGCCCAGTATGCCGTCAGAATAGGTACCAAAATCGAGGTCACAATGACCGAAGCGGCAACTAAGGCCGTTGCAGATTGCGCAACAGGCAGGAACTCAGGCTTGATATTGGCGACAATGACTGGGTTCGCTACTGCTGCACCTGCTGTACTGGAAGCTGCGATTCCTGCTGTACCGTTGCCACCACCGATATATTTGTCCGCCAAAATTAGTGGAATACCTGTAACGAGAATGACAAAAATACCCAATAAAATACCGAGCATACCTGTCTGGACAATGACACTCAAGTCAATGGAACAACCAAGTGCAAAACCGAAAAATGGAATTAAGGCTTGCGTTGCGTTCCCAAAATACTTTCGGAAATCATGATCCAGATTGCCCAACATAAAGCCGATCAAAAATGGTAATACCGCCCCCACAAATGTCTGCGGTTCGAAAACGGCCAGTCCGGTGCTACCCAAAATAATCATGGTCACTAATGGACCCGATTCCAGTGACATCAGTACAAATGCTCCCGCCTCTTCCTTGGAGCCATACTGCTGCATAATGGAGGCGTATAACCCGCCGTTCGTC
The Paenibacillus peoriae DNA segment above includes these coding regions:
- the kdgT gene encoding 2-keto-3-deoxygluconate transporter is translated as MKIKQNIDKIPGGIMLVPLFIGALFHTFTPWAGDYFGSFTKGLMTGTVPILAVWFFCMGASIDVRATGTVLRKSGTLVLTKIAVAWVVAIIASRLLPVGGVESGLFAGLSVLALISAMDMTNGGLYASIMQQYGSKEEAGAFVLMSLESGPLVTMIILGSTGLAVFEPQTFVGAVLPFLIGFMLGNLDHDFRKYFGNATQALIPFFGFALGCSIDLSVIVQTGMLGILLGIFVILVTGIPLILADKYIGGGNGTAGIAASSTAGAAVANPVIVANIKPEFLPVAQSATALVAASVIVTSILVPILTAYWANYMKRKEKSRGAGPVNPGANISK